In the genome of Lentimicrobium sp. L6, the window TGTTATTTTCAAAATGAATTATTCTAATTCTTCTTGTTTGCGATAAATTCTTTTCAGGCTATCCTCTTGAATTCTGAGAAAGATATTAAAACTTTCATCGGCAATAAGCTTTTCATCTATTAAATTTTTAAAGGCCTCATCTCTGATTTTGAAAATCTTAATTACCAACTCCTGAAGTTTATCCTTTGAATTTGAATTTTTTATTTCAATATCTAAGTCTATAATCTTTTGATAATAAACATCAATTCTGTTTTTCTTCTTGAGTTTTGACCAATTATTTAATGAACGAAGGGAGCCACTAAAAATAACCAATAAAGTAATGATTAGGGCTATTACTTCAGCGTACTTTACCAAAAAACTTGGTTTTGATCGATCTAAATACATGTTCACGCCATCATGCAAAGGAAAGCGTAAATTGCTGTGGTTAAACTCTTCATGAATGATGTTGAATATTGGGTTTTCAGTGATGATTAAAGCTTTGTTTTGAACTATAGATTCCATCATATTATAGACCAAATCCTCGTCTAAACCGACTCGGCATATCAGAACTCCAAATGTGCTAATGGTTAGAATGGGTTCTGTTGGAGTATTGACATAGGTGTCTTTTGGGATGATAAAAGGGAAAAGGGTATTGTTTCTTAGGTTGATACCATTTACAGAGCTTCCTCCTATCGCGATATTTGAAGGATTTCCTAAGGAGAAAATATCCAATTCTGGATTTCTCATCATT includes:
- a CDS encoding TAXI family TRAP transporter solute-binding subunit, coding for MKYNKLILFTAITFLTVFFSSCNNDKKSLVIAALNKGTSNFQAGELIVKELKNDIGINFRFDSTAVGSLGNVKLLMENKADFAIIQNTLDYEDLGYSKDELNRNIRTVLPLYTHNLFIIYQKADAHQNIVELFRGKKVGLGPKDGGTAWFVEELLSYYGLQEGDYTPVYTKYNENMVGETIDISCSVTSYNNPRIVSMMRNPELDIFSLGNPSNIAIGGSSVNGINLRNNTLFPFIIPKDTYVNTPTEPILTISTFGVLICRVGLDEDLVYNMMESIVQNKALIITENPIFNIIHEEFNHSNLRFPLHDGVNMYLDRSKPSFLVKYAEVIALIITLLVIFSGSLRSLNNWSKLKKKNRIDVYYQKIIDLDIEIKNSNSKDKLQELVIKIFKIRDEAFKNLIDEKLIADESFNIFLRIQEDSLKRIYRKQEELE